The segment atatatatacatggcATACAGAGATAGATAGTTCAAACCAACAAGTATTCCAGCAAGAAATTAAACCTTGtcacaaatataaatatcaacaaGCAGAGCATGGGTTACAGCAGTGAGTTTGGGTGTAGTAGAGGCACTAAAAGATCAAGAAGTTTGTAGGTGGAATTACACAATTAGAGCAATAAATCGGCACGCTAAGAACAATCTATGCATTAAGAGACAAGGTAATACCTATAATAGTGAAGACACTTAAAGATAAACATGAACTGTTTCCAgattaatcatcatattttgAACAAACTAAActcaaatgaaataatgaaacacTGAGCATTagatcaaaaattaaaagaaacagGACATCCCCTCCATTAACaccattttctttgaaaatttgacGATTGCTTCCAATATTTGGTTCAATATTTGGATAACAGATCATGCCATTCAAATATCTCTTTCTCTAAGTGAAAgcataaaaatttaagattcaAATCATAATAGTTCATAATATTCCACtaaactaaaattcttttgggaCTTTGATCAAACATCTCCAGGGCAACAAAATCTAGCCCCCATATTCAACGgaatattaatatcaattttcaAAACCTCTGCCAGTATGAAGCTGCTATTTgaatattaatatcaattttcaAAACCTCTGGCTCTATGAAGCTGCTATCTTTTTCAGAGTCACAGAGATTGGAAATCCATATTGAAGAGGTAAAAATCATTTGGGTAATTATGAGGATAAAATAatcatcaaaaagaaaatagataaatacAGCAAAATATAACACAGAAACGGAAAATGAATGATGAAGATCCAAAGTCATCTCactaaaattcatcaatatacaAGAGGGTTTGAAGAAAAGCATAATCATATGTTTCGTTACTAACCCATGACTGATATACCAAATTCTCCATTCTTACAACGAGTTGACATGAAAACTATTCAATCAAAATCGACTAAACCCCCAACCCTAATACAAACGAAAATGGGAAAAAAAGTAGCTGATAAACATAGCAATGTCTCCATTCCTCATTTGCCAATAATTGAGAAATCAAAACCCATCTTCGCCTAATTTCAGTGCTACAATGGTAgcgaagaagagaagagaaagaaTGTTTGTATTAATTTCAGTGGAAGAGATTTGTGGACAAAAGAGCCGTTGTATGACTTTTATATTTGCAAGTTTTGGGTTCAAATAAAATACTTCAGTCAAACTTAGGCACATGTGAAATGAcacgttttttttctttttttagttacTCCATTAATTAAGAGTATTTATGGATACTCCATTAAGGGACAGAGAACTTGAACTGGTTTCACATTTTGTTCTCTTTTTGGAATGAGTAATAAATGTAGTATAGATTGTGAGGTTCATTtcatagaaaatataatttgaatttgaattttatgtcTTCCTCTATGCTCTGGATTACGTTTTATAAAAACAAGGGGTAATAAATAGCTACATTGTGTCAAATTTAGAAagattgaattaatttttgggTCAAGGTTCAACTAACTCGAAATAATTTGGGAACTATACATTCATAACAGAGTAAGTGATACACACCCTTTTGAATCACCTCATCAGTGATGGAGTTAAGATTAGTAATAAAGggtttaaaatctaaaaaagtaaacatgtgaattatgaattaatcGAAAGTGGTTCgacatctattatatatatatatatatatatatataaattaattttaatcacatataaatagtaaaatttttcattaatgCGGATAAACCCCTAACATACTATTGGCTCCGCCTCTGCTTAAGATATGAAATAAATCTATTTTTAGGCTTAGCGATTTCACCCTTCCATCCAATTACAAATTCATTAAGAAGTTAAAATTGACTAAAGTTAAATCTCAATCTCCATTTTCCTAGAAAGCGGGTTTTTGGCTCCTAAATATCTCTACTATTCATATTTGAGTTTAATAATGTccacttttattataatagataaattttattaaatttttttaaatacatggCTATCATCTattgatacattttaatttatgtaagtTAATCAACAAACCCATTATACTCTACTCAAATTAACTGAATTCAACcaattaaatcaaatacaataaaaagaaaaaaagtgataattgattacaaaaatattagccAATTTAAATTCCTAAATAcattaaaatccaaaaaaaaattagatacaaCATGATATTTAATACTGATAGAAGAGTGAGTATTAGCCAATTTAAATTCCTTTTTCATCGTAACTTGTCAAACTCCCACAATTTGggaacttttataaaaaaaataattatgcaaTGATATGTAAGACTATAATAATGCGTAAGATCTCAAAGAATTGTAGTTCTGAACTGttttatttcactttctttCGTGGTAATTGATTacaaaaatatcatgaaaaattACATATTGACACATTGCGATGATCTTCCAAGTCAATAAAACTAAATGTATGATAATTGGTCGAGATGAATCTGACAAGTTCAAAAACTGAGAACTTCACCATCTTCATCATTTGGAAAGGTAACACATTTGAAAACTTTGCATTTTGTGCACAATAAGTATCCCACCTGCGCGGTAACATCAAGAAAAAACTTATTGAGGTTATCTTCCATCGAAAAATAATAGAATGTGAGATGATTACAATTCCTAGAAATTAATATAGGaatacagaaaaaaaaaaaaaacttacagcTCTACATGATGGACACCGACGATAAATTTTGTTAGTCTCAGATTTCACATTGGTCTTCTGACCTTTACAAAAATCACAGAGCAGCCACCCAGTGCCACCACAAGGTTCACATAAGATTCCTTCCTCAACCTTTCAATTGAAAACAGACGGATAATGAGTTTGAAAGCAGCACACCGTCTCAGTAAGCAAGAAACAGAACACATATGTTGCAAGAGGCAAGAAGTAAAGATTCAGTATCTTAAATCGAAGAGCAGATAATATTAATAGAGATGAAGTATCTCCACTTAGAACGAGGTGGTTAAACCAATGCAGATCTAAACTATCTACCAAAAGGGGTCATTGTAAAACGGAAAAGAAATACATGAGAAGACAAACTGATCAGGATAGTAATGACATACAGAAATTTTAGACTATAATTAACCAGTTGATCTCACCATGTTAGTCGAGATACCAGCAACACTCATGTTAACATGGTCCAAATAGAAACAGATTACATTATCGTATCAAGATTACGGAATGAAAGGGGGCTCCGTGGAGTATTTTGTTGACGTCCTCCTATCACAGTTTATTAAGAAGAGAGACCAGAGATTTCTATCATCTATCAGTATGGGAACCTCCAAGAAATGCTTGTTCTTTTCACCAAGTTCACAGCAAAGGGCCATCCTTACAGTTGAAGATTTGAAGAGAAGGAAGATCGCATATATGCATTGCCAGGCTGCAACATGATTGTGGTGGACGGTGTTGTATCTGTTTGGGGAACACTGAACAATGCTAGCTATAGTTTGGGATATGGTGTTTAGGTGGACTtcagaagaaggaaaagaaggcgCAGAGCATAAAATGTGGTTCCTATGTGGGTACTTTAAGACTAGGAAATGATTtcgtgggggggggggggttaaacTTTTGGTGCAATTTAACAATATAGCTGACTGGCTGTTCATTTTCAGAGAGTGATATTATAGATGTTTTATATCTTTACAACACTTGTATAGCAGGATTTTCCTGAAGTATCAAcaaattattataattcataaaagATATGGTCTAACAGAAGGCTATTTCCTAACTAGACTGAGGCATATGTGCCTTAGAAATTTAGAGGAACCTTATGAGGTATTCATGTTATACCCACACCAAAGTTAGAACATCCGGTAAATTAATTGTGCAGTAAAAGTTAATGTGATGAGGGAATGCAGAAGTTCCCCACAGTTTCTTCTGTCTTTGTATCTCAGCGGAACAACTTACAAATAGATAGTAGCCTCCGGACTAGCAGAGATAAATTCAACTTAAAGAATAGCTAGGGCAAAGCGAAAACATGAACCAGTAAGATATGACAGATAGAAATTACACATTCACCAACTATTTTGTACACGGGGCGAGGCAAGCACTGCTAATGAGAATGAAAGAATTCAGTTTGTGATGTAATCATCTAGCAGTACATGAAAAGTCCATAGAATTAGATATACTACTTTCTACAACTTTGTAGAAAGCTGCAATTATTTAGTAAGCATAACATAATTGGAGTGTAAAAAAGATCTTTCATGTATTTACTAGCGACAAAATCACATCTACTTTAATACATTGGTGTCAAAATTGTTAGAAACCAGTTATCAGGAGCAGGTGGAGTCATCCATGAGAGACCTGTCTACGTCTcattccaagaccattacttggaGATCAATGGACAAAAAGCCCAAAACTACTCGCGAAAATATTGGCAGTGGGACGAACCCAGCTAGGCTGATCCTAAACTGTTAATGAATGATCAGGACAGATAGAGAAGCTGATAACGAAAGTGCAGGATTGGAAAAGTGAGTGAAGGAAGAAGACGAGGGTGGAGGAGAGGAAATATGATCAGATCTATCTCCACCAATAGAGTTGATATTGGAACAGCAAAACATGATAATGTGGATGCTTGTTCATGATATCAGAGACCTCAACATGTAGGTGGCACGATCACCCAGAGGTGGATAATAACTCTACcacaaagtaaaaataaaaaagtacagGTTTGGTTAGAGATGTAGCAGTTACACAAACGAAGAAAAAGAGTAAGATGACTATGGCATTACATTGCAGGTGAGCTGCAAGCACGTCAGAGTAGGATGGAGTACATTGTCTACCAAATCCCATATCTAGAAGGATCGAATTCTTCATGAATCAACAATTGCAGTAGTTCATTCCCCTGGTGTTAAATGTATGTGTTCTTAAGTCATGTGTGTATTCTGTTTGACATGTATATATCTTCTCTTTTTGCTATCTTATTTCTCCAAGTCTCTTCCTATATGGCATTCAACTTTCTCTCTCATCCAAAAGTTCAGATTGTTAGTTAGGGTATACTTTAATACACTACTTAACTATATGCTTTTAACATTTGGATGGAAAATTTTTGGTGACGTCCTCCTACCACAGTGTATAAAGAAGAGAGACCACAGATTTCTATCATCTAGTATGGTCTCCTAAGATCTGAGAAATGCATGTTCTTTTCACCTAGTTCACAGCAAAGGGACCATCCTTACAgttgaagatttgaagaaaaGGAAGATAGCATATATGCGTTGCCAGGCTGCAACATGATTGTGGTGGGCAGTGTTGTATCTGTTTGGAGAACACTGAACAATGCTAGCTATAGTTTGGGATATGGTGTTTAGGTGGACTTCAGAAGAAGGAAAGAAGGCGCAGAGCATAAAATGTGGTTCCGATGTGGGTactttagaaggaaaaaaacatAACTTTTGGTGCAACCTTAAGCTTTCTAACAATATAGCTGACTGGCTGTTTATTTTcagagagaattttttttataggtgTTCTATTTCTTTACAACACTTGTATACCAGGATGTTCCTGAAGTATCAACAAATTATTACTTCATAAAAGATATGGTCCAATAGAAGCCTACTTCCAAACTAGACTGAGGCATATGTGCCCCAGAAATATAGAGGAACTACATGTTATACCCACACCAAAGTTAGAACATCCTGGTAAATTAATTGTGCAGTAAAAGGTAATCTGAATCGAAATTCAATGAGGGAATGTAGAAGTTTCCCTCAGTTTCTTCTATCTCTAGAACTCCGCCGTACAACTTCGAAATAGATAGTAGCCTCGGATTCAGGAATAGCTGAGAAATAATCAACTTAAAGAATAGCTAGGGCAAAGTGAAAACATGAACCAGTAAGATGTGACAGATGGAAATATTCACCAATTATTTTGTCAAGCAATGCACAAGGGGAGCTAGAGCCGAGTCAGTTACTGCTAATGAGAATGCAAGAATGCAACTTTGTGATGTAATCTTCTAGCAGTACATGAAAAGTCCATACAATTACATAAAGTACTTTCTACAATTTTGTAGAGAACTGCAATTATTTAGTAAGCATAACATAATTGGAGTGTAAAAAAGATTCTTCATGTATTTACCAGCAACAAAATACGCATAACACAATTGGAGTGTAAAAAAGATTCTTCATGTATTTACTAGcaaaaaaatcacatataggATTAAATGGTGTCCCTACTTTAATACACTAGTGTCAAAATTGTTAGAAACCACTTATCAAGAGCAGGTGGAGTCATCCATGAGAGACCTATCTACTTCACATTCCCAAGACCATTGCTTGGAGATCAATGGACAAATAGCCCTAAACTACTCGCGAAAATCTTGGCAGTAAGACGAACCCAGCTAGGCTGATCCTAAATGTTTATGAATGAGCATTCTCTGTTATATCAGGAAAGATAGAGAAGCTGATAACAGAATTACAGGATTGGAGAAGTGAGTGAAGGAAGAAGACGAGGGTGGGGGGAGAGGAAATATGCTCAGATCTATCTCCACCAGTAGAGTGGATTTCAGAGTAGCAAAACATGATAATGTGGATGCTTGTTCATGATATCAGAGACCTCAATATGTAGGAGGCACAATCACTCAGATGTGGATAATAACTCTACcacaaagtaaaataaaaaagaagtacaGGTTTGGTTAGAGATGTAGCAGTTACACGAacgaagaaaaagagaaagatgcCTATGGCATTACATTGCAGGTGAGCTGCAAGCACGTCAGAGTAGGATGGAGTACATTGTCTACGGAAATCCTATATCCAGAAGGACCGAATTCTTTATGGATCTACAATTGCAGTAGTTCATTTCCCTGGTGTTAAATATATGTGTTCTTAAGTCATGTGCGTATTGTGTTTGCCATGTATATATCTTCTCTTTTTGCTATGATGCAAATTTTATTTCACCAAGTCTCTTCCTATGTACTCCCTCTCATCCAAAACTACTAAACTATAATATGCCTTAAATATTTTGATGgaaaaactttaatttattacCTTCCCCTTTATTCATTTCTCGTCCACTCCGTTATTTAACAAAATTCTTCCCAGACAAATCCATTTTCATACTTAGCATACAGCTTTATCTTCAAATACTGATCTTTAGAGGTAATATcaataacattaattaaatttcaaatatcatcATTAAGTCAGCCCGGTTCAAAAGCATCCCACATTGCCAACACAAACATTAGTGGCTGCTTTCATAGCTCGAACCCATTTAAATGCTCCGTAATTGAGCAAGAAAAATTACACATACTTACACCAGATATGAATTCTGAATACCTGCTGTTCTACCGGAAAACAACGCACGGGGTTGGAGAAACCACGGAAGGATTCAATAGGCACCTTATCCACCTTCTTTACAATTGGCAAGTTCAACTTCACAGTGATGTTAGCAGCTACGAACATAGAAACCGCCATTGTAGCAGCCTGAGCTTAAGCTTTTTCACTTTCACTATCAAAAAACCAACCATAACCACACATTCCTAAAGAAATCCATTCCAGACCAAAAACACCTtttgaaatggaaaaaaaaatgtgtagtATTTTAACCCTCAATTTTGAAAATACTACAATTTTGCCACTTATTAGAGTTATTATTGTCCTTCAAGTTTTTAGTTAATAGTTTTTCTGTCCTTTATTATAAATTGTGAAATAATAAAGTCAAAAATGGATAAAAGTATAAATTATACATCTCAATTCTC is part of the Solanum pennellii chromosome 8, SPENNV200 genome and harbors:
- the LOC107026824 gene encoding uncharacterized protein LOC107026824, with amino-acid sequence MAVSMFVAANITVKLNLPIVKKVDKVPIESFRGFSNPVRCFPVEQQVEEGILCEPCGGTGWLLCDFCKGQKTNVKSETNKIYRRCPSCRAVGYLLCTKCKVFKCVTFPNDEDGEVLSF